Proteins encoded by one window of Orbaceae bacterium BiB:
- a CDS encoding inovirus-type Gp2 protein produces the protein MSSQNRYTYNLRNQVSIIHFVDALFDKHAKLLPVRVDLGYKTNERITIDNQNSYNDNKFNYLLNPDLPPHAYLSQEVILHNWNELLNRLRWNKREFLKELVGYVWKIEYGNDKGIHYHLVLFFNGNKVQKDYYYAEKLGALWLELTKGLGVYFNCSSDKTRRYGDNNALKVIHRIDDKANLYQMMNYLTKVDDNEDIARALSGGRLLGKSY, from the coding sequence ATGTCATCTCAAAACCGCTATACCTATAACTTACGAAATCAAGTAAGCATTATTCATTTTGTTGATGCGCTTTTCGATAAACATGCCAAGTTATTACCCGTTAGGGTAGACCTAGGTTATAAAACCAATGAACGCATAACTATTGATAATCAAAATAGTTATAACGATAATAAATTTAATTATTTATTAAATCCTGACTTACCACCTCATGCTTATTTATCCCAAGAGGTTATTTTGCATAACTGGAATGAGCTACTTAATCGTTTACGTTGGAATAAACGAGAGTTTTTAAAAGAGTTAGTCGGGTATGTTTGGAAGATTGAATATGGCAACGACAAAGGCATACATTACCACCTTGTCTTATTCTTTAATGGCAATAAAGTACAAAAAGACTATTACTATGCTGAAAAGCTTGGAGCGCTTTGGCTTGAACTTACTAAGGGGTTGGGTGTTTATTTTAATTGTAGTAGTGATAAAACCCGTCGCTACGGTGATAACAACGCTTTAAAAGTGATTCATCGCATTGATGATAAGGCTAATTTATATCAAATGATGAATTATTTAACCAAGGTTGATGATAATGAGGATATCGCTCGGGCATTAAGTGGTGGGAGGTTATTGGGTAAAAGCTATTGA
- a CDS encoding antirestriction protein ArdA, translated as MPAIAAALSCPKNGLLSVFITNLGKYNEGELVGEWVSLPTTRDEIKACFKRIGVDGVKYEEYFLTDYESALERVTAYIEEYTSLDELNYLACQLETLSSSELEHYQAIVEMGDISSLKALINLVGQLDCYQYLSDIHNEYDLGYYWIEESGCYDISTLGNLANYLDYDKLGRDIALEQGGVFTANGYIYQTDDRGHEEYDGKLVPCEYRVLSE; from the coding sequence ATGCCTGCTATTGCTGCGGCGTTGTCATGCCCAAAAAATGGCTTACTGTCTGTTTTTATTACCAACCTGGGTAAATATAACGAAGGTGAACTGGTGGGGGAATGGGTTTCACTTCCCACCACCCGTGATGAAATTAAAGCGTGCTTTAAACGCATTGGTGTTGATGGTGTCAAGTACGAAGAATACTTCTTAACCGATTATGAATCGGCTCTAGAGAGAGTAACGGCATATATTGAGGAGTATACCAGCCTGGATGAGTTAAACTATCTTGCTTGTCAACTTGAGACGCTCTCATCAAGTGAACTTGAGCACTATCAAGCCATTGTTGAAATGGGGGATATCAGCTCATTAAAAGCGTTAATCAATCTTGTTGGTCAGCTTGACTGCTACCAGTATTTATCCGATATCCATAATGAGTATGACCTCGGTTATTATTGGATAGAGGAAAGTGGCTGTTATGATATTTCAACGCTGGGAAACTTAGCTAACTATCTTGATTATGACAAACTGGGACGGGATATTGCGCTTGAACAAGGGGGCGTTTTCACGGCTAACGGCTATATCTATCAAACCGATGACCGAGGTCATGAGGAGTATGATGGAAAATTAGTCCCCTGTGAATATCGCGTATTATCCGAGTAA
- the cdiI gene encoding ribonuclease toxin immunity protein CdiI — protein sequence MNEYLFEHIDYDNDPEWVIKDFFNSMNLQNKFLWMLPYLINKIGCGVNETYCNFPDWNDQDSECHFEGIMFGVWGGEIIVSEQIGFKYIRIACKKYLSLHPEDTEEINELLAKIPL from the coding sequence ATGAATGAATATCTCTTTGAACATATTGATTATGATAACGATCCTGAATGGGTAATTAAAGATTTTTTTAATTCAATGAATTTACAGAATAAATTTTTATGGATGTTACCTTACCTTATCAATAAAATAGGGTGTGGTGTTAATGAGACTTATTGCAATTTTCCCGATTGGAATGATCAAGACTCAGAATGTCATTTTGAAGGAATTATGTTTGGAGTTTGGGGAGGTGAAATTATAGTATCAGAGCAAATTGGTTTTAAATATATCCGGATAGCTTGCAAAAAATATCTATCCTTGCATCCTGAAGATACAGAAGAGATAAATGAGTTATTAGCAAAAATCCCTCTATAA
- a CDS encoding IS6 family transposase, with protein MTINPALNLNILFIKQGSIEVGLLPELGGSIAFAKYNNIDFMRPWTGELTPRRTCCYPLVPFSNRIANGKFNFDNQSYQLKKNFGDHPHTIHGVAWEGTVKLTIFCIIIQMNTNKIYQRHRYPASIISHCVWLYYRFTLSYRDIELIMMKKGISVTYESIRYWCIKFGKLYAKRIKKTKCYGDHVYMDEVFCKINGKRVYLWRAVDQDGQTIDVLVQEKRDSKAAKRFIKKIRKSIKQPALKVVTDKLKSYIKPIKTLLSSTPHLTQQYANNRAENSHQATRLREKKMRKFKSLKQAQLFLSCFGNIYDHFNCARHLCSAKTFRILAERRFKEWGAITQITPKIQK; from the coding sequence ATGACAATAAACCCAGCACTCAACCTAAATATTCTCTTTATCAAACAAGGCTCGATTGAAGTCGGCTTACTACCAGAATTAGGAGGAAGTATTGCTTTTGCTAAATATAACAATATTGATTTCATGCGTCCTTGGACTGGCGAACTCACGCCAAGACGAACGTGTTGTTACCCTTTAGTGCCCTTTTCTAATCGCATTGCAAACGGTAAATTTAATTTTGATAACCAATCATATCAATTAAAGAAAAACTTTGGCGATCACCCCCACACAATTCACGGTGTTGCTTGGGAGGGCACTGTCAAGTTAACTATTTTTTGTATAATCATACAGATGAATACTAATAAAATCTATCAACGCCATCGTTATCCCGCATCTATTATTAGCCATTGTGTCTGGTTATATTATCGCTTTACATTAAGTTATCGAGATATTGAACTCATCATGATGAAAAAAGGGATATCTGTTACCTATGAATCCATTCGTTATTGGTGTATTAAGTTTGGTAAACTTTATGCTAAACGAATTAAAAAGACTAAATGCTATGGTGATCATGTTTATATGGATGAAGTCTTTTGTAAAATAAATGGAAAACGTGTTTATCTGTGGAGAGCCGTTGATCAAGATGGTCAAACGATCGATGTATTAGTTCAAGAAAAAAGAGACAGTAAAGCAGCTAAACGATTTATTAAAAAGATAAGGAAAAGTATTAAACAGCCTGCTTTAAAAGTCGTTACTGATAAACTAAAAAGTTATATTAAACCGATCAAAACTTTACTTTCAAGTACACCTCATCTTACTCAACAATATGCTAATAACAGAGCAGAAAACTCACACCAAGCAACAAGGCTTAGAGAGAAGAAAATGCGTAAATTTAAATCGTTAAAACAAGCACAATTATTCTTGTCGTGCTTTGGTAATATCTATGATCATTTTAATTGTGCAAGGCACTTATGCTCAGCTAAAACCTTTCGAATTTTAGCTGAACGTCGATTTAAAGAGTGGGGCGCTATTACCCAAATTACGCCTAAAATTCAAAAATAG
- a CDS encoding HTH domain-containing protein: MSNVKQTEPDKPKQNEHGHHDDNQEDIKEKGQKIKTETETETETETETEKNKAKPSHCHDPLAYRLSDMMIRLFMGEKILLSDLASEFNVSERTIYRDLHERLAMLDIECQDKRYFLSKQQYGARLTTSDLVRFAKMTYVDRLFPVLDNKLAAILTKQDSSPFIVYTYPPKRSVKPFSAFLLITQAILKRECLLFKLDPSQSVLPTELTRKLTSKARDLFTLTADKPFHPYRLVYVNQEWFLVGSHLGKIWACRYEELINVKGLNKPFKTHALLLDIIESEAFIHALPHYSLLSRLFNLNIT; this comes from the coding sequence ATGTCTAATGTCAAGCAAACTGAGCCAGATAAACCTAAACAAAATGAACACGGTCATCATGATGACAATCAGGAGGATATAAAAGAAAAAGGACAAAAAATAAAAACAGAAACAGAAACAGAAACGGAAACAGAAACAGAAACAGAAAAAAATAAAGCAAAACCCTCACACTGTCATGACCCGCTGGCTTATCGGCTCAGTGATATGATGATACGTCTTTTTATGGGCGAGAAAATATTACTATCGGACCTAGCCAGTGAATTTAACGTCAGTGAACGCACCATTTACCGCGATTTACATGAACGTCTTGCGATGCTCGATATTGAGTGTCAAGATAAGCGGTATTTTCTATCCAAGCAGCAATACGGTGCGAGGCTAACCACCAGTGACCTGGTGCGCTTTGCTAAAATGACTTATGTGGATAGATTATTTCCGGTGCTGGATAATAAACTGGCTGCCATTTTAACCAAACAAGATTCTTCCCCGTTTATCGTTTATACCTATCCCCCCAAAAGAAGTGTTAAACCCTTTAGTGCCTTTTTACTCATTACCCAGGCAATTTTAAAAAGGGAGTGCCTGTTATTTAAGCTCGACCCATCACAGTCGGTATTACCAACGGAACTCACCCGTAAGTTAACCTCAAAGGCGCGGGATTTGTTCACGCTCACCGCCGATAAGCCCTTCCACCCTTATCGGCTCGTTTATGTCAATCAAGAGTGGTTTTTAGTCGGCAGTCATTTAGGCAAAATTTGGGCCTGTCGTTATGAGGAGTTAATCAATGTCAAAGGCTTAAATAAGCCCTTTAAAACCCATGCACTCTTACTCGATATTATTGAGTCTGAAGCCTTTATTCATGCATTGCCACATTATTCACTGCTCAGTCGATTATTTAATTTAAACATCACTTAG
- a CDS encoding DUF3944 domain-containing protein gives MAVYREDEDLDFLQYCNNDDLSLLVSLLTHDPKDNRPRRTETLTQHMDYVLHHPKGDHQQYWQAIAAEVQTFGANSLATVARRGKGVLYREILIDVCKRQKVNFNKKSPTEMIEMNLMMKMVELTLNKMSDEEKMDFIRDMGMSISVPSTQMILATLQASIKLSGFAAYTFATKTLAMLLRSIGLKAPMSVYIALTTSMKFLSGPVGLAINMAWLASDIASPAFRVTIPACIIIGYLRQRHLYQPEGES, from the coding sequence ATGGCTGTTTACCGTGAAGATGAGGATTTGGACTTTTTACAATACTGTAATAATGATGATTTATCATTATTAGTGTCCCTACTCACCCATGACCCGAAAGATAATAGGCCGCGTCGCACTGAGACATTAACGCAGCATATGGATTATGTATTACATCATCCTAAAGGTGACCATCAACAGTACTGGCAAGCGATTGCCGCTGAAGTGCAAACCTTTGGCGCAAACTCCCTTGCCACCGTCGCCCGTCGTGGGAAAGGCGTGTTATATCGTGAAATACTCATTGACGTGTGTAAACGGCAAAAGGTGAATTTTAATAAAAAGTCCCCCACCGAGATGATTGAAATGAACCTCATGATGAAAATGGTTGAACTCACCTTAAATAAAATGAGTGATGAGGAGAAAATGGATTTTATCCGTGACATGGGCATGAGTATCTCCGTGCCATCAACCCAAATGATATTAGCCACACTGCAAGCCAGTATCAAATTATCGGGCTTTGCCGCCTACACCTTTGCAACTAAAACACTTGCCATGTTACTTCGCTCGATTGGGTTAAAGGCTCCCATGTCGGTATATATTGCATTAACCACATCCATGAAGTTTTTATCAGGCCCCGTTGGTCTTGCTATCAATATGGCTTGGCTGGCCTCTGATATCGCCAGTCCCGCTTTTCGGGTCACCATCCCGGCTTGCATTATTATTGGTTACCTTCGTCAGCGCCACCTTTATCAGCCTGAGGGTGAGTCATGA
- a CDS encoding AlpA family phage regulatory protein — protein sequence MNTITTPSLQAKAKQCDNTINPYQLVDMKYIKVLTGMTDKWFYALIKQGLFPHPIKLGRSSRWRLVDVENWIVMQIQNKSQR from the coding sequence ATGAACACAATAACAACCCCATCTCTTCAAGCAAAAGCAAAACAATGCGATAACACCATTAATCCTTATCAGTTAGTCGACATGAAATACATCAAAGTACTAACAGGCATGACTGACAAATGGTTTTACGCCTTAATAAAACAAGGCTTATTCCCCCATCCCATTAAACTCGGCCGCTCATCCCGTTGGCGTTTAGTTGATGTGGAAAACTGGATTGTAATGCAAATCCAAAATAAATCGCAGCGTTAG
- a CDS encoding DDE-type integrase/transposase/recombinase, which produces MFVDRYNVLVQEKRDSKAAKRFIKKIRKSIKQPVLKVVTDKLKSYIKPIKTLLLSTPHITQQYANNRAENSHQATRLREKKMRKFKSLKQAQLFLSCFGNIYDHFNCARHLCSAKAFRILAERRFKEWGAITQIAPKIQK; this is translated from the coding sequence ATTTTTGTTGACCGTTACAATGTATTAGTTCAAGAAAAAAGAGACAGTAAAGCTGCTAAACGATTTATTAAAAAGATAAGGAAAAGTATTAAACAACCTGTTTTAAAAGTGGTTACTGATAAGCTAAAAAGTTATATTAAGCCTATCAAAACGTTACTTTTATCTACACCTCATATTACTCAACAATATGCTAATAACAGAGCAGAAAACTCACACCAAGCAACAAGGCTTAGAGAGAAGAAAATGCGTAAATTTAAATCGTTAAAACAAGCACAATTATTCTTGTCATGTTTTGGCAATATTTACGATCATTTTAATTGTGCTAGACATTTATGTTCAGCTAAAGCCTTTCGTATTTTAGCTGAACGTCGATTTAAAGAATGGGGCGCTATTACCCAAATTGCGCCTAAAATTCAAAAATAG
- a CDS encoding tyrosine-type recombinase/integrase — protein sequence MKLTDLKIKLAKPKKSKYRLNDGHGLVIIVYPNGAKIWNYRYQFNKKEQLLSLGEYPIINLLDAREKRDEAKKVLLAGGDPKNRATEDKTRRLSEVSLEWVNSQRKWSEPHKKRIISSLTRYLLPTLGNRELLSLTTKDLLIPIKQVENTGKIELATRLQQRIKAILRYAIQQGYLNYNPAQDLSGVVAKQKTTHHPTLDFSHIPELLNRIDSYKGKRLTYLTLKLQLLTFTLSSELRFARWSEIDFDNQIWTIPATREAIKGVRYSERGSKMKTPHIVPLSQQVIAILMELKTMTSPFDLILTADNSAYKPISENTINKALRSLGYDTKTELCGHGFRSMACSALVESNLWSKDAIERQMSHQERNHVRAAYIHKAEHLNVRIKMMQWWANWLDKIRDEYVAPYDYISN from the coding sequence ATGAAACTCACAGATCTTAAAATAAAATTAGCAAAACCTAAAAAATCAAAATATCGGCTCAATGATGGTCATGGTTTAGTGATTATCGTTTATCCTAATGGCGCTAAAATATGGAATTATCGTTATCAATTTAACAAAAAGGAACAACTTCTCTCTCTCGGTGAATACCCTATCATCAATTTACTCGATGCTCGCGAAAAACGCGATGAAGCCAAAAAAGTCTTATTGGCCGGTGGCGATCCGAAAAATAGAGCGACAGAAGATAAAACACGGCGCCTTTCCGAGGTAAGTTTGGAGTGGGTAAACTCACAACGAAAATGGAGTGAGCCACATAAAAAGCGCATCATCTCAAGTTTAACGCGTTATCTCTTGCCTACTTTAGGTAATAGGGAACTCTTATCACTCACAACTAAGGATTTGCTCATACCAATTAAACAGGTTGAAAATACTGGGAAAATAGAGCTGGCAACACGATTACAGCAACGTATCAAAGCCATACTGCGCTACGCGATCCAACAAGGTTATTTAAACTATAATCCAGCCCAGGACTTAAGCGGCGTTGTTGCCAAACAAAAAACAACCCATCATCCCACATTGGATTTTTCTCATATCCCTGAATTACTCAATCGTATTGATAGCTATAAAGGCAAACGATTAACCTACTTAACTTTAAAATTGCAACTGCTCACCTTTACGCTGTCAAGTGAACTTCGCTTTGCAAGGTGGTCTGAAATTGACTTTGATAATCAAATTTGGACCATTCCCGCAACTCGAGAGGCAATTAAAGGGGTTCGCTATTCGGAGCGCGGGTCGAAAATGAAAACGCCACATATTGTGCCACTGAGCCAGCAAGTCATCGCTATTTTGATGGAGCTCAAGACCATGACGTCACCATTTGATTTAATTTTGACGGCTGACAATAGTGCTTACAAACCCATCAGTGAAAATACCATTAATAAAGCATTACGTTCACTGGGTTATGACACCAAAACGGAGCTGTGTGGACATGGATTTCGGTCAATGGCCTGTAGCGCTTTAGTTGAATCTAATTTATGGTCTAAAGACGCAATTGAAAGGCAGATGAGCCATCAGGAGCGTAATCACGTACGAGCCGCTTATATCCATAAAGCGGAGCATTTAAACGTGAGAATTAAAATGATGCAGTGGTGGGCAAATTGGCTTGATAAGATTCGTGATGAATATGTTGCCCCTTATGATTACATATCAAATTGA
- a CDS encoding CdiA family toxin C-terminal domain-containing protein — translation MNDNKYWFISKKEWTEITREIESPNHFRYQTFSISLRKAKQLKRVSYFDADDYQPIIDRCLASPDSCHGLAKVFDLLANQYGAGHYLKSLPKQRKVLIDGLQNQHIVLLRETVTHSDYEPVQPTVIPEKMTYLTDEQFLVSHMEDPTNWIEFEVTGVANEPFTLFNSKTGEIVTQGQLDALGHAYVEIPEETVFLVDVAFSKTQEYRSWYYTLLDYHSQMFAGSVDAMASSLDALNDFHLADVVPIAKLYQVLGLSKYFSPNSSGGSKLMPAKTQGGELIRSASAFITGFYLLDLAGFSYIKPVSTFGQYSRGIAAFGVVNATVTPVMEHRIADLLSKDAGLKSVVLDYLSTHPDDSNAEARFKNGLEGLALGTVLEPLFIVFRIIKNTLTRTLITRIPTRRTYKLEAEQVEIKPIKPVESTEHAEIASDISKADKIVVKVESNAGKETSTIKTADGISFNIEQPKHLATVEGFSQKSAISGGHNADAFYEAVQNNGVKIISETPTSVMGITEVKYQIPAYDRAGNVIGYKEKLFTKTIYDPTILSDQEILYLGQQAATNGYKLAIASGAREYTASAGGMKFQVYLDPKTGTVTNFFPVTK, via the coding sequence ATGAATGACAATAAATACTGGTTTATAAGCAAAAAGGAATGGACTGAAATCACCCGAGAGATTGAGTCCCCAAATCATTTTCGCTATCAGACATTCTCTATTTCACTGCGCAAAGCGAAGCAGCTAAAACGGGTCAGTTACTTTGATGCAGATGATTATCAGCCGATTATTGACCGGTGCTTGGCGTCTCCAGATAGTTGTCATGGATTAGCAAAAGTTTTTGATTTGCTTGCTAATCAATATGGCGCTGGCCATTATCTCAAATCGTTACCTAAGCAGCGTAAAGTACTGATTGACGGATTACAAAACCAGCATATTGTCTTATTGCGTGAAACCGTGACACATAGTGATTATGAGCCTGTCCAGCCTACGGTTATTCCTGAAAAAATGACCTATTTGACCGATGAGCAGTTCTTGGTGAGTCACATGGAAGACCCGACTAATTGGATTGAGTTTGAAGTTACTGGAGTCGCTAATGAGCCATTTACCTTATTCAATAGCAAAACAGGTGAAATAGTTACACAAGGTCAGCTTGATGCATTGGGCCATGCTTATGTTGAAATCCCCGAAGAGACAGTTTTTCTGGTGGATGTAGCATTTTCTAAAACCCAAGAATACCGTTCATGGTATTACACACTGTTAGACTATCATAGTCAGATGTTTGCGGGTAGCGTTGATGCGATGGCTTCCTCTCTGGATGCACTGAATGATTTTCATCTGGCTGACGTGGTGCCCATTGCAAAACTGTATCAGGTTTTAGGTCTATCAAAATATTTTTCGCCTAATTCATCAGGTGGGAGTAAATTGATGCCGGCTAAGACACAAGGCGGTGAGTTGATTCGTTCGGCCAGTGCCTTTATCACTGGATTTTATTTACTCGATTTAGCGGGGTTTAGCTATATCAAACCGGTGTCAACATTCGGGCAATATAGCCGTGGCATCGCTGCATTTGGCGTAGTCAATGCTACCGTAACGCCAGTGATGGAACATCGGATAGCTGATTTATTATCAAAAGATGCCGGTTTAAAATCGGTTGTGCTTGACTATTTATCCACTCATCCGGATGATAGCAACGCTGAGGCAAGGTTCAAAAATGGTCTGGAAGGATTGGCACTAGGTACAGTACTTGAGCCTTTATTCATCGTCTTTCGGATTATTAAAAATACACTAACCCGCACCTTAATTACCCGAATTCCAACACGGCGAACTTATAAACTTGAGGCTGAGCAAGTTGAAATTAAACCAATAAAACCTGTAGAATCGACTGAACATGCTGAGATTGCCTCTGATATATCGAAAGCTGATAAGATAGTTGTAAAAGTTGAGAGTAATGCAGGAAAAGAGACATCCACTATTAAAACAGCTGACGGTATTAGTTTCAATATCGAACAGCCTAAACATTTAGCAACTGTAGAGGGTTTTAGTCAAAAATCAGCTATATCAGGAGGGCACAATGCTGATGCTTTTTATGAAGCTGTACAAAATAATGGAGTAAAAATAATTAGTGAAACCCCTACTTCAGTTATGGGTATTACAGAAGTTAAATATCAAATACCTGCTTATGATCGGGCTGGCAATGTTATCGGTTATAAGGAAAAACTATTTACTAAAACAATTTATGATCCTACAATTCTATCAGACCAAGAAATATTATATTTGGGACAACAAGCTGCCACTAATGGATATAAGTTGGCTATAGCTTCTGGCGCTAGAGAATATACAGCAAGCGCAGGAGGAATGAAATTCCAAGTGTATTTAGATCCAAAAACAGGAACTGTAACAAATTTTTTTCCGGTGACAAAATAA